The following are from one region of the Silene latifolia isolate original U9 population chromosome 9, ASM4854445v1, whole genome shotgun sequence genome:
- the LOC141598584 gene encoding protein SIEVE ELEMENT OCCLUSION C: protein MAKNYASLPSELEIPINSILIDHDPEGRALDSEMLLRVIESIMHHTIESQDSQHSDSIETSGLELDDTICMTANEILGKCYRKESSHTITLDVLALLGRYRWDAKLLLALSAFATQYGQFWVVMQSKTRNSLAGSISLLKQFPCNLNKLDPVFKALIQLADTMIEVIKSVVRFEILPIDFVELQSDTVAATKKLIYMAAYWVVRSITQCILLLINLRAVGEDKDEQFRDRYAVSSIVWEIVSLKSKISSISTELRGRVDNCKRQTEKEIRKKLVNLFQETHLDNQEVLRILFALRDDLPMKQSNEQEKVGISSLKNKVVILLISNPELLPMEELFFLVQQTYDHPSHSDLDDSYAILWVPICGSDEWSNSEVTIFNILSNSLPWYSISQPWLLSSTTIKYAKEEWEFNDKPIMVILDSLGKITNVNAADMLWTWGAKAYPFSTSREKGLWEEEKWSLKLLLNNVDPLMTMWVEERILCIYGSRKLDWIRDFTAKIKDIQSLVPELEVVYVGKNGHSNLDSNIICVIEKEKLSKCLSLTKIHLFWHRLESMRRSKLRLGYPTDTDHILKEIEALLTINENTNNEGWMIIGKGSSTNTVRLHGNEWLKFITQSSWKNNLSKFGLVNAIRVSLDPPAAEPCSHPRIVRYKEGLMDETLICGNCKHLIKKSIIYDAE from the exons ATGGCCAAGAATTATGCATCATTACCTTCAGAGCTCGAGATTCCGATTAATAGCATCCTTATCGATCATGACCCTGAAGGACGTGCCCTTGACTCTGAGATGTTGCTTCGGGTAATTGAAAGCATCATGCATCACACCATTGAATCACAA GATTCCCAGCATTCAGATAGCATTGAAACATCTGGACTCGAACTTGACGACACAATATGTATGACAGCAAATGAG ATATTAGGCAAGTGCTACAGAAAGGAAAGTTCACATACAATTACATTAGATGTGTTAGCCTTACTTGGAAGATATAGATGGGATGCAAAACTGCTTTTAGCACTTTCAGCTTTCGCAACACAATATGGTCAGTTCTGGGTGGTAATGCAATCAAAAACCCGGAATTCTTTAGCTGGATCAATATCATTGCTGAAGCAATTTCCATGCAACTTGAACAAACTCGATCCTGTTTTCAAAGCATTGATTCAATTAGCTGACACTATGATAGAAGTGATTAAAAGTGTGGTGCGATTTGAAATTCTGCCAATCGATTTTGTAGAGCTTCAGAGTGATACTGTTGCAGCGACAAAAAAACTCATATACATGGCAGCTTATTGGGTGGTCAGAAGTATCACACAGTGCATTTTACTCCTTATCAATCTGAGAGCCGTTGGAGAAGACAAAGACGAGCAA TTCAGGGACCGTTATGCAGTTTCAAGCATTGTATGGGAGATCGTTAGTCTGAAAAGCAAGATCAGTAGCATTAGTACAGAGCTTAGAGGACGGGTGGATAATTGTAAGAGACAAACAG AGAAAGAGATTCGTAAGAAGCTCGTGAATCTATTCCAGGAAACACATCTCGACAACCAAGAAGTGCTTCGTATCTTATTTGCTTTGAGGGATGACTTGCCAATGAAGCAGTCCAATGAACAAGAAAAG GTTGGCATCTCCTCACTTAAAAATAAGGTTGTCATACTGTTAATATCAAACCCGGAACTGCTCCCCATGGAGGAGCTGTTTTTCCTAGTACAGCAGACATATGATCATCCATCTCATAGTGACCTTGATGATAGCTATGCTATCTTGTGGGTCCCGATCTGTGGTTCTGACGAGTGGAGTAACAGTGAAGTCACGATCTTCAACATTTTATCCAACTCCTTGCCATGGTACTCGATTAGCCAGCCATGGTTACTAAGCTCAACAACTATTAAGTATGCGAAAGAGGAGTGGGAGTTTAATGACAAACCGATTATGGTTATCTTGGACTCGCTAGGAAAGATTACTAATGTAAATGCTGCGGATATGTTATGGACATGGGGAGCCAAAGCATACCCTTTCTCCACTTCAAGGGAAAAAGGGCTGTGGGAAGAGGAGAAATGGAGTCTGAAACTCTTACTCAACAATGTTGACCCCTTAATGACAATGTGG GTTGAAGAAAGGATACTTTGCATATATGGAAGCCGCAAACTTGACTGGATACGAGACTTCACTGCAAAGATTAAAGACATTCAAAGCTTAGTTCCAGAACTAGAGGTGGTTTACGTTGGCAAGAACGGTCACAGTAACCTTGACAGCAATATAATCTGTGTCATAGAAAAAGAGAAGCTAAGCAAATGCCTCTCTTTGACCAAGATACATTTGTTTTGGCATCGACTTGAAAGTATGAGAAGATCGAAACTCAGGCTTGGATACCCTACTGATACTGATCATATTCTAAAGGAGATAGAAGCATTGTTAACTATCAATGAAAATACCAATAATGAAGGATGGATGATAATAGGAAAGGGTTCTTCAACAAACACGGTAAGGCTTCATGGCAACGAGTGGCTCAAATTCATAACTCAATCATCATGGAAAAATAATCTGTCAAAATTTGGATTGGTAAATGCAATTAGAGTTTCCCTAGATCCTCCAGCAGCAGAACCATGCTCTCATCCACGAATCGTTAGATACAAAGAGGGGCTGATGGATGAAACCTTAATTTGTGGAAACTGCAAGCATCTGATTAAGAAATCGATCATTTATGATGCAGAGTAA